The Sesamum indicum cultivar Zhongzhi No. 13 linkage group LG1, S_indicum_v1.0, whole genome shotgun sequence genome includes a window with the following:
- the LOC105165396 gene encoding protein ECERIFERUM 3, translating into MMEQEKDNKICKHRRGEAGLFAWPWENLHSFKYLLYGPLVARVLYAVYIDGEVKNDDWCLHILMLSGLRALVHQLWSSFSCMLFVNRTRRINQQGVEFDQIDAEWHWDNFLILQTFAASFLYLSFPALANLPIWDIRGVICCLMLHMGISEPLYYWLHRLLHSSSLFEQYHWLHHSSKVLHPYTAEHATFLEHILLCAVVGIPTLGTVFIGYGSIILMYGYFLVFDFLQCLGHCNVEVFPDRLFETIPLLKYLIRPPTYHSLHHSDMGTNFCLFMPLYDKLWKTMNTNSWDLQREISSRTNSRAPDFVFLAHAVDVMSSMHSPFVYRSFSSIPFSAKPFLFPGWPIAYMVMLVMWAKSKTFLMSFYYLRGRLFQTWAVPRFGFQYFLPFATKGINKQIEDAILKADKIGVKVISLAALNKNEGLNGGGTLFINKHPNLKVRVVHGNTLTAAVILNEIPQDVGEVFLTGATSKLGRAIALYLARQKVKVLMLTLSTERFAKIQKEAPADCQKYLVQVTKYQAAQHCKTWIIGKWLMPREQYWAPSGTHFHQFVVPPIIPFRRDCTYGKLAAMRLPDDVEGLGTCEYTMERGVVHACHAGGLVHFLEGWKHHEVGAINVDQIDVVWEAALRHGLKPL; encoded by the exons ATGATGGAACAGGAGAAAGACAACAAAATCTGCAAACATAGAAGGGGAGAAGCTGGTTTATTTGCTTGGCCATGGGAGAACTTGCATAGTTTCAAG TATTTGTTGTATGGGCCGTTGGTTGCAAGAGTGCTTTATGCAGTTTACATTGATGGAGAAGTCAAGAATGATGATTGGTGCTTGCATATTCTCATGTTGTCTGGGCTGAGAGCTCTTGTTCATCAGCTCTGGAGCAGCTTTTCTTGTATGCTGTTCGTTAACCGTACCCGTCGGATTAATCAACAAGGTGTTGAATTTGATCAGATTGACGCTGAATGGCATTG GGATAATTTTCTGATACTTCAAACTTTTGCTGCTTCGTTCTTGTACTTGAGTTTCCCCGCCTTAGCCAATCTTCCCATCTGGGATATAAGGGGTGTTATCTGCTGCCTCATGCTCCACATGGGAATCTCAGAGCCGCTCTACTACTGGTTACATAGATTATTACATTCCTCTAGTTTGTTTGAACAATATCACTGGCTCCATCATAGCTCTAAGGTTCTGCATCCTTACACAG CTGAGCATGCGACGTTCTTGGAACACATATTACTTTGTGCAGTTGTTGGAATTCCAACCTTGGGGACGGTCTTTATTGGCTACGGATCGATAATCTTGATGTACGGTTACTTCTTGGTGTTTGATTTTCTTCAGTGTTTGGGGCACTGTAACGTTGAAGTTTTTCCTGATCGCCTGTTTGAGACCATTCCTCTCCTGAAATATCTTATTCGTCCGCCAAC ATATCACAGTCTTCACCATTCAGACATGGGGACGAATTTTTGCCTCTTCATGCCTTTGTATGATAAGTTGTGGAAGACGATGAACACCAATTCATGGGATCTTCAAAGGGAAATTAGCTCAAGAACAA ATAGCAGAGCACCGGATTTTGTATTTCTTGCACATGCTGTGGACGTTATGTCATCAATGCATTCTCCATTCGTTTACCGATCCTTTAGCTCAATACCTTTCAGTGCAAAGCCCTTCTTGTTTCCTGGTTGGCCTATTGCCTATATGGTGATGCTTGTTATGTGGGCAAAGTCTAAGACCTTCTTGATGAGCTTTTACTATCTCAGAGGGAGATTGTTCCAGACTTGGGCCGTCCCAAGATTTGGTTTCCAG TACTTTTTACCTTTTGCTACAAAAGgcataaacaaacaaattgaAGATGCTATCCTTAAAGCAGACAAAATTGGAGTTAAGGTTATTAGCCTTGCTGCACTAAATAAG AATGAAGGTCTGAATGGAGGTGGAACTCTCTTTATTAACAAGCATCCCAACCTTAAAGTTAGAGTCGTTCATGGAAACACATTAACAGCTGCTGTGATCCTAAACGAGATTCCTCAAGATGTCGGGGAAGTTTTCTTAACCGGGGCGACTTCTAAGCTCGGCAGGGCAATTGCTCTCTACCTTGCTCGACAGAAAGTCAAAGTTCTT ATGCTAACTCTCTCTACCGAGAGATTCGCCAAGATTCAGAAAGAAGCACCGGCCGACTGCCAAAAGTACTTAGTTCAAGTTACTAAGTATCAAGCAGCTCAGCACTGTAAG ACATGGATTATAGGGAAGTGGCTGATGCCGAGAGAACAGTATTGGGCGCCATCAGGCACACATTTTCACCAGTTTGTGGTTCCACCCATCATCCCATTTAGAAGGGACTGCACTTATGGGAAGCTGGCAGCAATGAGACTCCCAGATGATGTTGAGGGGCTTGGAACATGTGAG TACACAATGGAAAGAGGAGTGGTTCATGCTTGCCATGCAGGAGGGTtagttcattttcttgaaggATGGAAGCACCATGAGGTTGGAGCTATCAATGTTGATCAGATTGATGTTGTGTGGGAAGCTGCGCTCAGACATGGCCTCAAACCCTTGTAG
- the LOC105165405 gene encoding fasciclin-like arabinogalactan protein 14 — protein sequence MGISVVKISLFSFSLLFHSAVAFNITQVLSQYASFSTFNSFLTLTNLASEINSRQSITVLVVENNNLSPLSGKSSDVLKKIMSVHVILDYFDVPKLQKLSNKSTIVTTLFQTTGLAKGQQGFVNVTQLSSDSIAFGSAVPGSTISSNLVKSVVSQPYNFSVLQVTNVIIPEGIDGASNSNSSTSPSPSSSPRASTAPSMAPGASPNLSPTISQSTAPATSISPSSSNAPSQAPTLAATPGSAPIPSAAPTANAPVTDAPSAGVPSANVPAPDTPVASTPVTNGPAADTQPADNSQSADKALHSGLASVLTIALSSLCLASRI from the coding sequence ATGGGTATTAGTGTAGTAAagatctctctcttttctttctctctcctgTTCCACAGTGCCGTTGCCTTCAACATTACCCAAGTTCTCAGCCAGTATGCATCCTTCTCCACCTTCAACAGCTTCCTCACTCTGACCAACCTGGCATCCGAGATCAACAGCCGCCAATCGATCACAGTCCTCGTGGTTGAGAACAACAACTTATCCCCACTTTCTGGGAAGTCCTCGGATGTcctaaagaaaattatgagtGTGCATGTGATCCTAGATTACTTTGATGTCCCCAAGCTCCAGAAACTATCGAACAAATCCACTATTGTCACCACGCTGTTCCAGACTACTGGTTTGGCCAAAGGCCAGCAGGGGTTTGTAAATGTAACACAGTTAAGCAGTGACAGTATTGCATTTGGCTCAGCAGTGCCGGGGTCGACGATTAGTTCCAATCTCGTTAAGTCTGTTGTTTCACAGCCTTACAATTTTTCAGTGCTACAAGTGACTAATGTGATCATACCAGAAGGGATTGACGGAGCTTCGAATTCTAACTCCTCAACATCTCCATCACCGTCGTCTAGCCCCAGAGCGTCCACTGCACCATCCATGGCCCCCGGTGCATCCCCCAACTTGTCTCCAACAATATCACAATCTACGGCCCCAGCAACCTCGATCTCCCCCTCATCTTCAAATGCCCCTTCTCAGGCTCCTACGCTTGCTGCAACGCCAGGTTCAGCTCCTATCCCAAGTGCTGCACCAACTGCCAATGCACCAGTTACAGATGCTCCATCTGCGGGTGTACCATCCGCGAATGTTCCAGCGCCAGATACGCCAGTGGCAAGTACACCAGTGACAAATGGTCCAGCAGCTGATACACAACCAGCGGACAATTCTCAAAGTGCAGACAAAGCTCTCCACAGTGGTCTTGCTTCGGTACTTACAATTGCGTTATCCAGTCTTTGCCTTGCATCAAGAATCTGA
- the LOC105165415 gene encoding ABC transporter I family member 17, producing the protein MEAFEVVGAEDHLLAPENGHLPDMKMEVRHLTKVSGKDVRILNRISLDIRRGEIVGVIGPSGSGKSTFLRALNRLWEPASATVFLDGVDICQLDVLHLRRRVGMLFQLPVMFEGTVADNVRYGPQLRGKKVSDNEVHNLLALADLDPSFYSKSGGELSVGQAQRVALARTLANEPEVLLLDEPTSALDPISTQNIEDVMVKLKKDREMTIVMVSHSIKQIQRIADVVCLLVNGEIVEILKPDQLSEAKHPMAQRFLQLSS; encoded by the exons ATGGAAGCTTTTGAAG TTGTGGGAGCAGAAGATCATTTGCTGGCGCCGGAGAATGGGCACTTGCCTGATATGAAAATGGAGGTGAGGCATCTGACGAAGGTTTCTGGCAAGGATGTACGGATACTGAACAGAATCAGCTTGGACATCCGGAGAGGAGAGATTGTGGGGGTGATCGGGCCGAGTGGGAGCGGGAAATCCACGTTTCTTCGGGCCCTTAATCGGTTGTGGGAGCCCGCATCTGCTACTGTGTTTCTTGATGGTGTGGATATCTGTCAGCTTGATGTTCTTCATCTTCGGAGGAGAGTCGGTATGCTGTTCCAGCTTCCGGTCATGTTTGAAG GAACTGTTGCAGATAACGTGCGATATGGACCACAATTAAGAGGGAAGAAAGTAAGTGATAATGAGGTCCACAATTTACTGGCTCTTGCAGATCTCGATCCATCTTTCTACAGCAAGTCTGGTGGAGAGTTATCTGTTGGTCAAGCTCAAAGGGTTGCTCTGGCAAGAACATTGGCTAATGAACCGGAG GTTTTGCTACTTGATGAGCCAACAAGTGCATTGGATCCAATATCAACCCAGAACATAGAAGACGTTATGGTGAAGCTGAAGAAAGATCGGGAGATGACTATTGTTATGGTCTCTCACAGCATCAAACAAATACAGAGGATTGCCGATGTGGTGTGCCTTCTTGTTAATGGGGAGATTGTTGAAATTCTGAAACCTGATCAGCTCTCTGAGGCTAAGCATCCTATGGCACAAAGGTTTCTTCAGCTCAGCTCTTGA